A single window of Candidatus Zymogenus saltonus DNA harbors:
- a CDS encoding response regulator transcription factor: MPQKTRIVIAEDHTILREGLKALISSHPEFEIAGEAKDGAEAIRSVNDVRPDLVLMDLSMPKMSGMSAIVEIKKRCPETKILVLTIHNMEEYILEALRAGANGYILKDADHKELFLAIKTVLEGKSFLSPSVSKKVIEGYLEGKKSIKTDTSWETLTQREREILKLIAEGYKNKEIANLLFISAKTVEKHRANLMKKLDIHNVQSLTAFAIERGLISE, translated from the coding sequence ATGCCCCAGAAAACGAGAATTGTCATAGCCGAAGACCACACGATCCTGAGAGAGGGTCTAAAGGCCCTTATATCATCCCATCCCGAATTCGAGATAGCCGGCGAGGCCAAGGACGGCGCCGAGGCCATTCGTTCCGTGAACGATGTCAGGCCGGATTTGGTCCTTATGGACCTGTCCATGCCGAAGATGAGTGGAATGAGCGCCATCGTCGAGATCAAAAAGAGATGTCCCGAAACTAAGATCCTCGTTTTGACGATTCACAACATGGAGGAATATATACTGGAGGCCTTGAGGGCGGGCGCGAACGGTTACATACTAAAAGACGCCGACCACAAAGAGCTTTTTCTCGCCATAAAGACCGTCCTGGAGGGGAAATCATTTCTCTCCCCCAGCGTCTCAAAGAAGGTAATAGAGGGATACCTTGAAGGAAAAAAGAGCATAAAGACCGACACGTCCTGGGAGACCTTGACCCAGAGGGAGCGGGAGATACTGAAATTGATCGCCGAGGGTTACAAGAATAAGGAGATTGCAAATCTCCTTTTCATAAGCGCAAAGACCGTTGAGAAGCACAGGGCGAATCTTATGAAGAAATTGGACATCCACAACGTGCAGTCTCTGACGGCCTTCGCAATCGAGAGGGGACTCATCTCGGAGTAG